One window from the genome of Podospora pseudocomata strain CBS 415.72m chromosome 6, whole genome shotgun sequence encodes:
- the GPI8 gene encoding glycosylphosphatidylinositol anchor biosynthesis (COG:O; MEROPS:MER0002477; EggNog:ENOG503NTZT; BUSCO:EOG09262M0W), with protein sequence MAYVMLGHLLNWPLHCETTATRRESRPSSTRLPQHHDLPTNIINTTKMKLSSLLLPAFLLAGPSLAEHTSNWAVLVCTSRFWFNYRHLANVLSIYRTVKRLGIPDSQIILMLPDDMACNPRNAFPGTVYSNADRAVDLYGDNIEVDYRGYEVTVENFIRLLTDRVGEEMPRSKRLLTDDRSNILVYMTGHGGNEFLKFQDAEEIGAWDLADAFEQMWEKRRYHEILFMIDTCQANTMYSKLYSPNIIATGSSELDQSSYSHHADNDIGVAVIDRYTYYNLEFLESEVKDTSSKKTVGDLFDSYTYEKIHSHAGVRYDLFKGGAEEARRRLVTDFFGNVQNVEVDSGKGEKNASFEEEMVRLSRTIAELHTRAEEQEAAERNATASAAKTGKKQQQPRKIQRVAKPLTDDNWWTKKIVGATALAGCAALWGLGSYLEGVV encoded by the exons ATGGCTTATGTAATGCTTGGCCATCTGTTAAATTGGCCTTTGCACTGTGAAACGACCGCGAC ACGCCGAGAATCCCGACCATCGTCCACTCGTTTGCCACAACACCACGACCTacccaccaacatcatcaacaccaccaagatgaagctctcctccctcctcctccccgccttcctcctggccggcccctccctcgccgaaCACACCTCCAACTGGGCCGTCCTAGTCTGCACCTCCCGCTTCTGGTTCAACTACCGCCACCTCGCCAACGTCCTCTCCATCTACCGCACCGTCAAACGCCTCGGCATCCCCGACTCCCAAATCATCCTGATGCTCCCCGACGACATGGCCTGCAACCCGCGCAACGCCTTCCCAGGCACAGTCTACTCCAATGCCGACCGCGCCGTCGACCTCTACGGCGACAACATCGAGGTCGACTACCGCGGCTACGAGGTCACAGTCGAGAACttcatccgcctcctcaccGACCGCGTAGGCGAGGAGATGCCCCGGTCCAAACGTCTCCTCACCGACGACCGCTCCAACATCCTAGTCTACATGACCGGCCACGGCGGCAACGAGTTCCTCAAGTTCCAAGACGCGGAGGAGATTGGCGCTTGGGATCTGGCCGATGCGTTTGAGCAGATGTGGGAGAAAAGACGGTACCACGAGATCCTGTTCATGATCGACACCTGCCAGGCAAACACCATGTACAGCAAGCTCTACTCGcccaacatcatcgccacGGGCAGCTCCGAGCTCGACCAGTCGAGCTACTCCCACCATGCCGACAACGACATCGGGGTCGCCGTCATTGACCGTTATACATACTACAACCTTGAGTTCCTCGAGTCCGAGGTCAAGGACACGTCGAGCAAGAAGACGGTCGGCGACCTCTTTGACAGTTACACCTACGAGAAGATTCATAGTCATGCTGGAGTGAGATACGACCTCTTCAAGGGCGGGGCGGAAGAGGCAAGGAGACGGCTAGTGACGGATTTCTTTGGAAATGTCCAGAATGTTGAGGTGGACAgcggaaagggggagaaaaACGCCtcgtttgaggaggagatggtcaGGCTGAGCAGGACGATCGCGGAACTACACACACGagcggaggagcaggaggctgccgagagGAATGCTACTGCCTCTGCGGCCAAGACGGGgaagaagcagcaacagccaagAAAGATTCAGCGGGTTGCGAAGCCGCTGACGGATGATAACTGGTGGACCAAGAAGATTGTTGGCGCGACGGCGCTGGCTGGGTGTGCGGCgctttgggggttggggtcgtATCTTGAGGGT
- a CDS encoding hypothetical protein (COG:G; EggNog:ENOG503NV8K): MGRPPAYLFVVRHGYRLDAADKQWHLSSPAPYDPPLTYSGWQQCKNLGGRIASILQERVKGDELEARMNPDPNRKRKRYKVVLHSSPFLRCIQTSIAIGAGLAQDSTPFGPPDLDSRPPTPPPALEGRPRPPNIITDPPQKPVKIRKSVLRLDAFLGEWLSPTYFELITPPPESVMMLASAKSELLRREDYSHYPPFSGHHHSNSQGHLWSPTGRPSPASPPSDGGYDSLGSMVTLSNALPRSPSIGSQSSITSSLSTRPSTPKIELGVHGYVSPVPHYAVSNNNTIPPGYVAHAKDACVKVDYQWDSRGPPLDWGDGGSFPEEWASMHKRFRSGVQKLVNWYTTAEHPTEMVTKFAFQPVRRGSDGVDSEDDDVETEAVVIMVSHGAGCNALIGAITHQPVLMDVGMASLTMAVRKPEVHDVDTTNVNDLPPVHHLYDLKLFANSDHIRSPPTTPNPSRSPSVSVASVLNGPRGRHMSFSSTLSHFSWNDNNNSRGSSANMALNGLRRTTSNTYSSTPTTASKLSYGISSGGGITVGSGVTSFTANKGSTFGHRPSIGLWSPISSQPEEDEDDDFLLPNFGDADRKPASSETLEQVDGAATPTPVPGTTNNLDSFNLSVSPRGTTERIPTPSFSPVTTPKAESSEQLGDGPGGLWGGNGPRPPEDADRLRDTSCTKRRWTVTERS, translated from the exons ATGGGGCGCCCACCGGCGTACCTGTTCGTGGTGAG ACACGGGTACCGGCTAGATGCTGCCGACAAGCAGTGGCATCTCTCATCGCCGGCTCCTTACGACCCACCTCTCACTTACAGCGGTTGGCAGCAATGCAAGAATCTGGGTGGCCGAATTGCCTCGATTCTTCAGGAAAGAGTAAAGGGAGACGAGCTTGAGGCGAGGATGAACCCAGATCCAAACAGGAAGCGAAAACGGTACAAGGTGGTCTTGCACAGTTCGCCGTTTCTTCGATGCATCCAGACTTCAATCGCTATCGGCGCGGGACTGGCACAGGACTCGACCCCCTTTGGACCTCCCGATCTGGACTCGAGGCcgcccactccccctcccgcacTCGAGGGACGACCACGGCCACCAAATATCATTACTGACCCGCCACAGAAACCTGTCAAAATTCGAAAGTCTGTTTTACGACTGGACGCATTCCTTGGAGAATGGCTTTCGCCCACTTACTTCGAACTCatcaccccaccccccgagTCTGTTATGATGCTTGCTTCTGCCAAGTCAGAGCTCCTTAGACGGGAAGACTATAGTCACTACCCACCCTTCAGTGGCCATCACCATTCCAATTCCCAAGGTCACCTCTGGAGTCCGACAGGTCGACCAAGCCCGGCTTCACCACCTAGTGACGGAGGATATGATAGCCTTGGGAGCATGGTTACCCTGAGTAACGCTTTGCCTAGGAGTCCCAGCATCGGCAGCCAGAGTAGCATAACGAGCAGCCTGAGCACGAGACCCTCTACTCCTAAAATCGAGCTCGGCGTCCACGGATACGTGTCGCCGGTGCCACACTACGCTGttagcaacaacaacacgatCCCACCAGGCTATGTGGCTCATGCCAAGGATGCGTGTGTAAAGGTTGACTACCAATGGGACTCCAGAGGACCCCCTCTGGActggggtgatggtggaagcTTTCCGGAGGAGTGGGCCAGCATGCACAAGAGGTTCCGCAGTGGCGTCCAGAAGCTGGTTAACTGGTATACGACGGCGGAACATCCCACAGAAATGGTGACGAAGTTTGCTTTTCAGCCTGTTAGGAGAGGATCGGATGGCGTCGACtctgaagatgatgatgtcgagacGGAGGCGGTTGTCATCATGGTGTCTCATGGTGCCGGCTGCAATGCTCTGATCGGGGCGATTACTCATCAGCCTGTGCTCATGGACGTCGGCATGGCCTCCTTGACCATGGCTGTACGGAAGCCCGAGGTTCATGATGTCGACACTACCAACGTCAACGACCTGCCGCCTGTACATCATTTGTATGACCTCAAGTTGTTTGCGAACAGTGATCACATTAGATCGCCGCCtacaacacccaacccttCCCGATCTCCCTCGGTCTCGGTGGCCAGTGTTTTGAACGGTCCTCGAGGGCGGCACATGTCGTTTTCTTCAACTTTGAGCCACTTTTCCTggaacgacaacaacaattCCCGTGGGTCGTCGGCAAATATGGCTCTGAATGGGCTTAGAAGGACCACTTCGAACACATACAGCAGCACACCAACAACTGCCAGCAAGCTCTCTTATGGTATCAGCAGCGGAGGAGGCATTACTGTTGGGAGTGGCGTCACTTCTTTCACGGCAAACAAGGGGTCGACCTTTGGGCATAGGCCGTCGATCGGTCTCTGGTCTCCAATCTCTTCTcagccggaggaggacgaagatgacgattTCTTGTTGCCCAACTTTGGCGATGCGGACCGGAAGCCAGCTTCGTCCGAGACGCTAGAGCAGGTGGATGGTGCAGCAACCCCTACCCCTGTTCCTGGCACTACCAATAACCTGGATTCGTTCAACCTCTCTGTTAGTCCTAGAGGGACTACCGAAAGGATCCCCACCCCGTCATTTTCTCCCGTCACGACTCCCAAGGCGGAATCGTCGGAGCAGCTCGGGGATGGGCCTGGCGGGCTGTGGGGTGGCAACGGACCCAGGCCCCCTGAGGATGCAGATCGGTTGAGAGATACCAGCTGTACAAAGAGACGGTGGACTGTCACTGAGCGGAGTTGA